In one window of Streptosporangiales bacterium DNA:
- a CDS encoding glutamine synthetase — MQGRLQGKRCAARYFLEEVVPNHAEACNYLLAVDVDMNTVGGYAMSSWDRGYGDFVLRPDMSTLRRVPWLEGTVMVQCDLGWADGTPVVASPRQLLRGQLDRLAERGLGAYVGTELEFMVFRDTYEEAWRSGYRKLEPANLYNVDYSMLGTSRIEGLLRRIRLDMEGAGLYVESAKGECNLGQHEIAFRYDDALTTCDNHSVYKTGAKEIADAQGMSLTFMAKYDEREGNSCHIHISLRSDDGDPVLAGGGANGFSPLMGHFLAGQLACLRELTYFFAPNINSYKRFIPGSFAPTAIAWGMDNRTCALRVVGHGQSLRVENRVAGGDVNPYLAVAALVAAGLHGIENELPLEPEFVGNAYDSDKPHVPATMHEAAGLLATSKVARQAFGDEVIDHYLNAARIELAAYDSTVTDWERFRGFERL, encoded by the coding sequence ATGCAGGGTCGCCTCCAGGGCAAGCGGTGCGCGGCGCGGTACTTCCTCGAGGAGGTCGTGCCGAACCACGCAGAGGCCTGCAACTACCTGCTCGCCGTCGACGTGGACATGAACACCGTGGGTGGCTACGCGATGTCGTCCTGGGACCGCGGCTACGGCGACTTCGTGCTGCGTCCCGACATGTCGACGCTGCGTCGCGTGCCGTGGCTCGAGGGCACCGTCATGGTGCAGTGCGACCTCGGCTGGGCGGACGGCACGCCCGTCGTCGCGTCCCCGCGCCAGCTGCTGCGCGGCCAGCTCGACCGGCTCGCCGAGCGCGGGCTCGGCGCGTACGTCGGCACCGAGCTGGAGTTCATGGTGTTCCGCGACACGTACGAGGAGGCGTGGCGCAGCGGCTACCGGAAGCTCGAGCCGGCGAACCTCTACAACGTCGACTACTCGATGCTCGGCACCAGCAGGATCGAAGGGCTGCTGCGCCGCATCAGGCTCGACATGGAGGGTGCGGGGCTCTACGTCGAGTCGGCGAAGGGCGAGTGCAACCTCGGCCAGCACGAGATCGCGTTCCGGTACGACGACGCGCTCACGACCTGCGACAACCACAGCGTCTACAAGACGGGCGCGAAGGAGATCGCGGACGCCCAGGGCATGAGCCTCACGTTCATGGCGAAGTACGACGAGCGCGAGGGCAACTCCTGCCACATCCACATCAGCCTGCGCTCCGACGACGGTGATCCCGTGCTCGCCGGTGGCGGCGCGAACGGCTTCTCGCCTCTGATGGGGCACTTCCTCGCCGGCCAGCTGGCCTGCCTGCGCGAGCTCACGTACTTCTTCGCACCGAACATCAACTCCTACAAGCGGTTCATCCCCGGCAGCTTCGCGCCGACGGCGATCGCGTGGGGAATGGACAACCGCACGTGCGCCCTGCGGGTCGTCGGACACGGCCAGTCGCTGCGGGTGGAGAACCGCGTCGCGGGCGGCGACGTGAACCCGTACCTCGCCGTCGCGGCACTCGTCGCGGCCGGGCTGCACGGCATCGAGAACGAGCTGCCGCTGGAGCCGGAGTTCGTGGGCAACGCGTACGACTCGGACAAGCCGCACGTGCCCGCGACGATGCACGAGGCGGCCGGCCTGCTCGCCACGAGCAAGGTCGCGCGCCAGGCGTTCGGCGACGAGGTCATCGACCACTACCTCAACGCGGCACGGATCGAGCTCGCCGCGTACGACTCGACCGTGACGGACTGGGAAAGGTTCCGTGGCTTCGAACGGCTCTGA
- a CDS encoding gamma-glutamyl-gamma-aminobutyrate hydrolase family protein has product MASNGSEATRPLVGLTTHRERARMLAWDTEFAMLQRTYVDAVFRAGGLPVLLPPVADGAAQLVDTVDALVVTGGADVEPSAYGEEQHEQTIGTRPERDAWELALVRRALDADLPLLGVCRGMQILNVALGGTLVQHLPDTVGHEGHRPVVGVFGPTHVTLKGGSTAALLGAEHDVQCHHHQAVATVASALDVVGWADDGTVEAVEVPSARFALGVQWHPEEDSSDIRLFEGLVHAIDAGRSS; this is encoded by the coding sequence GTGGCTTCGAACGGCTCTGAGGCGACCCGCCCGCTCGTCGGGCTCACGACGCACCGCGAGCGCGCGCGGATGCTCGCGTGGGACACCGAGTTCGCGATGCTGCAGCGCACGTACGTCGACGCGGTGTTCCGCGCCGGCGGCCTTCCGGTACTGCTGCCGCCGGTCGCCGACGGTGCGGCGCAGCTCGTCGACACCGTGGACGCGCTCGTCGTGACCGGAGGTGCCGACGTGGAGCCGTCGGCGTACGGCGAGGAACAGCACGAGCAGACCATCGGCACCCGACCCGAGCGTGACGCGTGGGAGCTTGCCCTCGTCCGCCGTGCACTCGACGCCGACCTGCCGCTCCTCGGCGTGTGTCGCGGGATGCAGATCCTCAACGTCGCGCTCGGCGGCACACTCGTCCAGCACCTGCCCGACACCGTCGGGCACGAGGGCCACCGGCCGGTCGTCGGGGTCTTCGGGCCGACACACGTGACGCTGAAGGGCGGCAGCACGGCGGCGCTACTCGGCGCGGAGCACGACGTGCAGTGCCACCACCACCAGGCGGTCGCGACGGTGGCGTCCGCGCTCGACGTCGTGGGCTGGGCCGACGACGGCACGGTCGAGGCGGTCGAGGTGCCGTCCGCGCGGTTCGCGCTCGGGGTGCAGTGGCACCCGGAGGAGGACTCGTCCGACATCAGGCTGTTCGAGGGACTCGTACACGCCATCGACGCAGGGAGGTCATCGTGA
- a CDS encoding L-rhamnose mutarotase, producing MEQEYERRHREVWPDLVAALRENGVSNYSLFRRGRSVIAYAECEPDGPTAFAAVGRTEVNQRWSEWFGDVLVDLTDENGDLNVVDEVWHLP from the coding sequence ATGGAGCAGGAGTACGAGCGTCGCCACCGCGAGGTGTGGCCCGACCTCGTGGCGGCACTGCGGGAGAACGGGGTGTCCAACTACTCGCTCTTCCGGCGCGGTCGCTCCGTCATCGCCTATGCCGAATGCGAACCGGACGGCCCGACGGCGTTCGCCGCGGTGGGGCGCACGGAGGTGAACCAGCGATGGTCGGAGTGGTTCGGCGACGTGCTCGTCGACCTGACCGACGAGAACGGCGACCTCAACGTCGTCGACGAGGTCTGGCACCTGCCGTGA
- a CDS encoding amino acid permease codes for MSTTDKPTPELSDDERTLHKLGYAQVLFREMGGFSNFAISFTIISILAGCLTSYYIAFNNGGPVAVTWGWLLVGVFCTIVAMAMGEVASSMPTAGALYFWASKLGGPAWGWFTGWFNLVGQIAVTAAIDYGAAIFTTALLNLWFPGLVPEGGTGIFLVYTVIVALHLLLNLLEVNVLALFNRISAWWHMVGVLVIVGVLVVVPDRHQSVGFVFTETINNSGFGGTGFGDVGFWFVFGIGLLMAQYTITGYDASAHMSEETRKASRAAAWGMVMAVVVSVVFGFILLVAVTFAVPDVQGTLDSAGNAVAYIWETSMGQGWAEFLLLIAVVGQFFCGTASVTSASRMMFAFSRDGAVPGWQIWRRVSKRRVPVYAVAAIVVLSWALMIPTLVNEFVGYLVGTSIAVIGLYIAFLLPILLRLKAGARFERGAWTLGPHYKWIGVLASVWIVFVCVLFLMPVSPAGIPGNPEFTWEVVNYAPLTVGGAFVLFGGWFLISARKWFKGPVREASTEEELTSIEKSLDAEKKT; via the coding sequence ATGTCCACCACCGACAAGCCCACGCCGGAGCTCTCCGACGACGAACGGACCCTGCACAAGCTCGGCTACGCGCAGGTGCTGTTCCGCGAGATGGGCGGCTTCTCGAACTTCGCCATCTCGTTCACGATCATCTCGATCCTCGCCGGCTGCCTCACCTCGTACTACATCGCGTTCAACAACGGTGGCCCCGTCGCGGTGACCTGGGGCTGGCTGCTCGTCGGCGTGTTCTGCACGATCGTCGCGATGGCGATGGGCGAGGTCGCGTCGTCGATGCCGACGGCCGGTGCACTGTACTTCTGGGCATCGAAGCTCGGTGGTCCGGCGTGGGGCTGGTTCACGGGCTGGTTCAACCTGGTCGGCCAGATCGCCGTCACGGCCGCGATCGACTACGGTGCCGCGATCTTCACCACGGCCCTGCTGAACCTGTGGTTCCCCGGTCTCGTGCCGGAGGGCGGCACCGGCATCTTCCTCGTCTACACCGTGATCGTCGCCCTGCACCTGCTGCTCAACCTGCTCGAGGTCAACGTCCTCGCGCTGTTCAACCGCATCTCCGCCTGGTGGCACATGGTCGGCGTGCTGGTGATCGTGGGCGTCCTCGTCGTCGTCCCCGACCGGCACCAGTCGGTCGGCTTCGTCTTCACCGAGACCATCAACAACTCCGGCTTCGGCGGGACGGGCTTCGGTGACGTGGGCTTCTGGTTCGTGTTCGGCATCGGACTGCTGATGGCGCAGTACACGATCACCGGGTACGACGCGTCCGCGCACATGAGCGAGGAGACCAGGAAGGCGTCGCGCGCGGCCGCCTGGGGCATGGTGATGGCGGTCGTCGTCTCGGTGGTCTTCGGCTTCATCCTGCTGGTCGCGGTCACGTTCGCCGTGCCCGATGTCCAGGGCACGCTCGACTCCGCCGGCAACGCGGTCGCGTACATCTGGGAGACCTCGATGGGCCAGGGGTGGGCGGAGTTCCTCCTCCTGATCGCGGTCGTCGGGCAGTTCTTCTGCGGCACGGCGTCGGTGACGTCGGCGTCACGGATGATGTTCGCGTTCTCCCGCGACGGTGCGGTGCCCGGCTGGCAGATCTGGCGCCGCGTCTCCAAGCGCCGTGTCCCGGTGTACGCGGTCGCCGCGATCGTCGTGCTCTCGTGGGCGCTGATGATCCCGACCCTCGTCAACGAGTTCGTCGGCTACCTCGTCGGCACCTCGATCGCCGTGATCGGCCTGTACATCGCGTTCCTGCTGCCGATCCTGCTCAGGCTCAAGGCGGGCGCCAGGTTCGAGCGCGGCGCCTGGACCCTCGGCCCCCACTACAAGTGGATCGGCGTCCTCGCGAGCGTCTGGATCGTCTTCGTCTGCGTCCTCTTCCTGATGCCCGTCTCACCCGCCGGCATCCCCGGCAACCCGGAGTTCACCTGGGAGGTCGTGAACTACGCACCGCTCACGGTGGGCGGCGCCTTCGTCCTGTTCGGCGGCTGGTTCCTGATCTCCGCGCGCAAGTGGTTCAAGGGCCCGGTGCGCGAGGCCTCGACCGAGGAGGAGCTCACCTCGATCGAGAAGTCGTTGGACGCCGAGAAGAAGACCTGA
- a CDS encoding MFS transporter — translation MADHASLTARDEAQVSRSHWRPAILAATASYFDAGAIVAGAVALPLWAEEFSLGTTAVGLIGAFSANGISTGIGALVGGYLGDRFGRRVIYTWDLLLYIVGVLVIVFAPSAGIVILGYVLTGFAAGADIPNSMSLLAEIAPRKSRSKIVGLAPVLWYLGPLVVTGMSVAMHSLGLLGARIIFAHLAVVALVVWILRRSMVESPRWTELKEAARESQGATARSVRTSRSALKAALPAFVFMGALVTVWNIPAGTYGFFFPYLLRTAGAHSAFAADFLNMMLFVIGIITLTVFLFIGDRVNRRVSYAVFSAVAALGFFLFLFLFMPVTSTVAVVLNLILMGVGGFSVTFHLWSVWSTELFATNVRASAQGWTIAVSRVALGLWSLALPAITGTFGFTTVAVMLGCMYVFGVVFGGLFGPSTQGKSLEQIRFSWSANFRSSG, via the coding sequence ATGGCTGATCACGCGTCGCTGACCGCGAGGGACGAGGCGCAGGTCTCCCGTAGCCATTGGCGCCCGGCGATCCTCGCCGCGACGGCGAGCTACTTCGACGCCGGCGCCATCGTGGCCGGCGCCGTCGCGTTGCCGCTGTGGGCCGAGGAGTTCAGTCTCGGCACGACCGCGGTCGGCCTGATCGGCGCCTTCAGCGCGAACGGCATCTCGACCGGCATCGGCGCGCTGGTGGGCGGCTACCTCGGCGACCGGTTCGGGCGGCGGGTCATCTACACCTGGGACCTGCTGCTGTACATCGTGGGCGTCCTCGTCATCGTGTTCGCGCCGAGTGCGGGAATCGTCATCCTGGGCTACGTGCTCACCGGGTTCGCGGCGGGTGCAGACATCCCCAACTCGATGTCCCTGCTCGCGGAGATCGCGCCACGAAAGTCGAGAAGCAAGATCGTCGGACTGGCGCCCGTGCTCTGGTACCTCGGACCGCTCGTGGTGACGGGGATGAGTGTCGCCATGCACTCGCTCGGCCTGCTCGGCGCGCGCATCATCTTCGCCCACCTCGCGGTCGTCGCCCTGGTGGTCTGGATCCTGCGGCGGAGCATGGTCGAGTCACCACGCTGGACCGAGCTGAAGGAGGCCGCACGCGAGAGTCAGGGCGCGACAGCGCGAAGCGTGCGGACGTCCCGGAGCGCGCTCAAGGCGGCGTTGCCGGCGTTCGTCTTCATGGGCGCCCTGGTGACGGTGTGGAACATCCCCGCCGGCACCTACGGCTTCTTCTTCCCCTACCTGCTGCGCACCGCGGGCGCGCACAGCGCGTTCGCCGCCGACTTCCTCAACATGATGCTGTTCGTCATCGGCATCATCACCCTGACCGTCTTCCTGTTCATCGGTGACCGGGTCAACAGGCGGGTGAGCTACGCCGTGTTCTCGGCCGTCGCGGCACTCGGCTTCTTCCTCTTCCTCTTCCTCTTCATGCCCGTCACCAGCACCGTCGCGGTCGTGCTCAACCTGATCCTGATGGGCGTCGGCGGCTTCTCCGTCACGTTCCATCTGTGGAGCGTCTGGTCGACCGAGCTCTTCGCGACGAACGTGCGGGCGAGCGCGCAGGGCTGGACGATCGCCGTGTCACGGGTCGCCCTCGGTCTCTGGAGCCTCGCTCTCCCGGCGATCACCGGGACCTTCGGGTTCACCACGGTGGCCGTCATGCTGGGATGCATGTACGTGTTCGGAGTCGTCTTCGGAGGACTGTTCGGGCCGTCGACGCAGGGCAAGTCGCTGGAGCAGATCCGCTTCTCATGGTCGGCGAACTTCAGGTCGTCTGGGTAA
- a CDS encoding FAD-dependent oxidoreductase — MPTERPLPSAARVVVIGGGVGGASVAYHLTQLGERDVVLLDRNELTSGSTFHSAGLVGQLRSDPTLTRMNMYSVELYRELQGTEHPSGWVESGGIRLASSPERLEEIRRQIGWARTFGLAMEEISAAEAAELFPLMVTDGVLGAAYLPTDGYADPSQLCYALAALARGAGAAIHPHTRVVGIEQDKGRVTTVRTDRGDIACEVVVNCGGMFAAEIGRMLDVRVPLIPMSHQYLVTEAFLEPRDRPLPTLRDPDLLVYYREEVDGLVMGGYERDSLPWTASRTSYDAIPPDFNGRLLPEDWDRFVEITENSQVRVPAMADVGIRTLINGPEAFTPDNEFCLGETEVGGFYVAAGFCAHGLAGAGGIGKVMAEWIVGGEPSMDLWHMDVRRFGRHYRSPSYTLARTVENYETYYDIPYPDRERSAGRPLRTSPAYPWHQAHGAKFGEKAGWERVDYYTANEARGDALLAPQGWAGRSWSPAVGAEHLTTRESAGLFDESSFAKIEVSGADAATFLDRVCDNTIPGAVGGVAYTQALNERGGIECDVTVTRVDDDAFVVVTGTAFGSHDMGWLRTQATRLGASVRIADVTGQYACFALWGPRARDILGSLTPADVGDAAFPFMRMREITVGDVPARALRVTYVGELGWELYCSSEYGAALWRTLWEAGEPHGMTAGGYRAIESMRLEKGYRAWGSDIGPEVTPYEAGLGFCVKLDKPGGFCGRDALVAAREAGTTRRLRCLTLDDPSAVVLGNEPVRVGDEVAGRVTSGGYGYSVGRSIAYAYLPTDRAEIGTTVAVEVFGDWVPGVVEREPLFDPTGERIR; from the coding sequence ATGCCTACCGAGAGGCCGTTACCGTCCGCGGCGCGCGTCGTCGTCATCGGTGGCGGCGTGGGCGGTGCGAGCGTCGCCTACCACCTCACCCAGCTCGGCGAGCGGGACGTCGTCCTGCTCGACAGGAACGAGCTGACCAGCGGCTCGACGTTCCACTCCGCCGGACTCGTCGGCCAGCTGCGGTCCGACCCCACGCTCACCCGGATGAACATGTACTCAGTCGAGCTGTACCGGGAGCTCCAAGGGACCGAGCACCCCTCGGGGTGGGTGGAGAGCGGCGGCATCCGGCTGGCGTCGTCGCCGGAACGGCTGGAGGAGATCAGGCGGCAGATCGGGTGGGCCCGCACGTTCGGCCTCGCGATGGAGGAGATCTCCGCGGCCGAGGCGGCCGAGCTGTTCCCCCTGATGGTCACCGACGGCGTGCTGGGCGCCGCGTACCTGCCCACCGACGGCTACGCCGACCCGTCCCAGCTCTGCTACGCACTCGCCGCGCTCGCCCGGGGGGCGGGCGCGGCAATCCACCCCCACACCCGCGTCGTCGGCATCGAGCAGGACAAGGGACGGGTGACGACGGTCCGCACCGACCGTGGCGACATCGCGTGCGAGGTCGTCGTCAACTGCGGGGGCATGTTCGCCGCGGAGATCGGCCGCATGCTCGACGTCCGCGTGCCGCTGATCCCGATGTCGCACCAGTACCTCGTGACGGAGGCCTTCCTCGAGCCGCGTGACCGGCCACTGCCGACGCTGCGCGACCCGGACCTGCTCGTGTACTACCGCGAGGAGGTCGACGGCCTGGTGATGGGCGGCTACGAGCGCGACTCGCTGCCGTGGACCGCGAGCCGCACGTCGTACGACGCGATCCCGCCGGACTTCAACGGCCGCCTGCTGCCCGAGGACTGGGACAGGTTCGTCGAGATCACCGAGAACTCCCAGGTGCGCGTGCCCGCGATGGCCGACGTCGGCATCCGCACGCTGATCAACGGGCCGGAGGCGTTCACACCGGACAACGAGTTCTGCCTCGGCGAGACCGAGGTCGGCGGGTTCTACGTCGCCGCCGGCTTCTGCGCGCACGGTCTCGCCGGCGCCGGCGGTATCGGCAAGGTGATGGCCGAGTGGATCGTCGGCGGCGAGCCGTCGATGGACCTGTGGCACATGGACGTACGGCGCTTCGGCCGGCACTACCGGTCACCGTCGTACACGCTCGCCAGGACGGTCGAGAACTACGAGACGTACTACGACATCCCGTACCCGGACAGGGAACGGTCGGCGGGACGTCCGCTGCGCACCTCACCCGCGTACCCGTGGCACCAGGCCCACGGCGCGAAGTTCGGCGAGAAGGCCGGCTGGGAGCGGGTCGACTACTACACCGCCAACGAGGCGCGGGGCGACGCGTTGCTCGCCCCGCAGGGATGGGCGGGCCGGAGCTGGTCCCCCGCCGTGGGCGCCGAGCACCTGACGACGCGGGAGTCGGCCGGGCTGTTCGACGAGTCGTCGTTCGCCAAGATCGAGGTGTCAGGCGCCGACGCCGCGACGTTCCTCGACCGGGTGTGCGACAACACGATCCCGGGTGCGGTCGGCGGCGTCGCCTACACGCAGGCGCTCAACGAGCGCGGCGGCATCGAGTGCGACGTCACGGTCACCCGGGTCGACGACGACGCGTTCGTCGTGGTCACCGGCACGGCGTTCGGCTCACACGACATGGGTTGGCTGCGCACGCAGGCGACGCGACTCGGCGCGTCCGTCCGCATCGCCGACGTGACCGGGCAGTACGCGTGCTTCGCGCTGTGGGGTCCGCGGGCACGCGACATCCTCGGCTCGCTCACCCCGGCCGACGTCGGCGACGCCGCGTTCCCGTTCATGCGGATGCGCGAGATCACCGTCGGTGACGTGCCGGCGCGCGCGCTGCGGGTCACGTACGTCGGTGAGCTCGGCTGGGAGCTGTACTGCTCGAGCGAGTACGGCGCCGCGCTGTGGCGCACGCTGTGGGAGGCGGGCGAGCCGCACGGCATGACGGCCGGCGGCTACCGCGCGATCGAGAGCATGCGGCTGGAGAAGGGCTACCGGGCGTGGGGCTCGGACATCGGCCCGGAGGTGACTCCGTACGAGGCGGGTCTCGGCTTCTGCGTGAAGCTCGACAAGCCCGGCGGCTTCTGCGGACGCGACGCGCTCGTCGCCGCGCGCGAGGCCGGCACCACCAGGCGGCTGCGCTGCCTCACCCTCGACGACCCGAGCGCCGTCGTGCTCGGCAACGAGCCCGTCAGGGTCGGCGACGAGGTCGCCGGCCGGGTCACGTCCGGCGGGTACGGCTACTCGGTCGGGCGCTCGATCGCGTACGCGTACCTGCCGACCGACCGCGCCGAGATCGGCACCACGGTGGCCGTCGAGGTCTTCGGCGACTGGGTGCCTGGCGTCGTCGAGCGCGAGCCCCTCTTCGACCCCACGGGCGAACGCATACGCTGA
- the dgoD gene encoding galactonate dehydratase, whose product MRISRIETFRVPPRWILVRLETDDGLHGWGEAIVPKRANAVTGAVADLAANVVGADASRIEDLWQRMRRDGFFRGGPVLSTAAAAVEQALWDVKGKAHGLPVYEFLGGLARDDVQLYAWIGGDRPDDVVAQAAARREQGFAAVKMNATEELDYIDDHAKLDAVVARVAALRDAYGHDLRIALDFHGRVHRAMAKTLLAELDQFALMWVEEPLGPGHESSLAEVTRVAHRTPIATGERLTSRAEFVPLLEQRVVDVIQPDVSLTGLFELEKICRMAEAYDVAVAPHCPNGPVSLAASLQVGFCAGNVVIQEQSVGLHYNRGYAGLPPAEMHDYLVDPTPLVPKDGRLAAPTGPGLGIDIDEDVVRERDGTWQLRDPNWRTEDGRYAEW is encoded by the coding sequence ATGCGCATCAGCAGGATCGAGACGTTCCGGGTCCCGCCGCGGTGGATCCTCGTACGACTCGAGACCGACGACGGCCTGCACGGCTGGGGCGAGGCGATCGTCCCGAAGCGTGCCAACGCGGTGACCGGCGCGGTCGCGGATCTCGCGGCCAACGTCGTCGGCGCCGACGCGTCCCGCATCGAGGATCTCTGGCAGCGGATGCGTCGTGACGGCTTCTTCCGCGGTGGTCCCGTCCTGTCGACCGCCGCCGCCGCGGTCGAGCAGGCGCTGTGGGACGTGAAGGGAAAGGCGCACGGCCTGCCGGTGTACGAGTTCCTCGGCGGCCTGGCCCGCGACGACGTCCAGCTGTACGCCTGGATCGGCGGCGACCGGCCGGACGACGTCGTCGCACAGGCGGCCGCCAGGCGCGAGCAGGGCTTCGCCGCGGTCAAGATGAACGCGACCGAGGAGCTCGACTACATCGACGACCACGCGAAGCTCGACGCGGTCGTGGCCCGGGTGGCGGCCCTTCGCGACGCGTACGGCCACGACCTGCGCATCGCGCTGGACTTCCACGGACGCGTGCACCGGGCGATGGCGAAGACGCTGCTCGCCGAGCTCGACCAGTTCGCGCTGATGTGGGTCGAGGAGCCGCTCGGCCCCGGCCACGAGAGCTCGCTCGCCGAGGTCACCCGGGTCGCACACCGCACGCCGATCGCCACGGGCGAGCGGCTCACGTCACGCGCGGAGTTCGTCCCGCTGCTCGAACAGCGGGTCGTCGACGTCATCCAGCCCGACGTCTCGCTCACCGGCCTGTTCGAGCTGGAGAAGATCTGCCGCATGGCCGAGGCGTACGACGTCGCCGTCGCGCCGCACTGCCCGAACGGCCCGGTGTCGCTGGCCGCGTCGCTGCAGGTCGGGTTCTGTGCCGGCAACGTGGTCATCCAGGAACAGAGTGTCGGCCTGCACTACAACCGCGGCTACGCCGGGCTGCCGCCCGCAGAGATGCACGACTACCTCGTCGATCCCACCCCACTGGTGCCCAAGGACGGCCGGCTGGCCGCGCCCACAGGCCCGGGCCTCGGCATCGACATCGACGAGGACGTCGTCCGCGAACGCGACGGCACCTGGCAGCTCCGCGACCCCAACTGGCGCACGGAAGACGGCCGCTACGCCGAGTGGTAG
- a CDS encoding phosphotransferase yields MGTSSRVNTEVELLALLDRIPAASGHPRTVEDLPGGLTNRNVKVTTPQGSVVVRISASDGALLSIDRDHEHANSTAAARAGVGAPVVDYLRDDGVLVVGFLEGRTLGNADLNDPAILPRVADACRRLHAGPRFVNDFDMFEVQLRYLDVVRRNGFRLPDRYLEFMPVVDRIRGALGVRPLATVPCNNDLLPENFIDDGERLWLIDYEYAGNNDPCFELGNIWSEADMPVDHLDALVGAYYGRPSPARVARARLFGLMSKFGWTLWASIQDGGRSADFDFWSWGMEKYDRAVAEFDGPDLERLVEDVQGED; encoded by the coding sequence ATGGGAACCTCCTCCCGCGTGAACACCGAGGTCGAGCTGCTCGCCCTGCTCGACCGGATACCGGCCGCGTCCGGACACCCGCGCACCGTGGAGGACCTCCCCGGCGGGTTGACGAACCGCAACGTCAAGGTCACAACCCCGCAGGGCTCGGTGGTGGTGCGGATCTCGGCGAGCGACGGCGCGCTGCTCTCCATCGACCGTGACCACGAGCACGCCAACTCCACCGCCGCGGCGCGGGCGGGAGTCGGTGCGCCGGTCGTCGACTACCTGCGGGACGACGGTGTGCTCGTCGTGGGGTTCCTCGAGGGACGCACCCTCGGCAACGCCGACCTGAACGACCCGGCGATCCTGCCGCGGGTCGCGGACGCGTGCCGTCGACTCCACGCGGGGCCGCGCTTCGTCAACGACTTCGACATGTTCGAGGTGCAGCTGCGCTACCTCGACGTCGTGCGGCGGAACGGCTTCCGGTTGCCCGACCGCTACCTGGAGTTCATGCCCGTCGTCGACCGGATCCGCGGCGCGCTCGGCGTGCGTCCGCTCGCCACCGTGCCGTGTAACAACGACCTGCTCCCCGAGAACTTCATCGACGACGGTGAGCGGCTGTGGCTCATCGACTACGAGTACGCAGGAAACAACGACCCGTGCTTCGAGCTCGGGAACATCTGGAGCGAGGCCGACATGCCCGTCGATCACCTGGACGCACTCGTCGGCGCCTACTACGGGCGACCGTCGCCGGCCCGCGTCGCCAGGGCGCGCCTGTTCGGCCTGATGTCGAAGTTCGGCTGGACGCTGTGGGCGTCGATCCAGGACGGCGGCAGGTCCGCAGACTTCGACTTCTGGTCGTGGGGGATGGAGAAGTACGACCGCGCCGTCGCGGAGTTCGACGGTCCGGACCTCGAACGCCTCGTCGAGGACGTGCAGGGAGAGGACTAG
- a CDS encoding TIM barrel protein has product MQGGDRMPERPRQLALSCADYTWPAVSHGVALDLVAALGFSAVDLGLMHGRSHLKPEEIGTDVEFWAGRVRESCESRGLAVADVFYQAPDFETMSVNHPDPAEVERGRPAYERALRLASLVGSPGVTILPGVSYDGDTWEQAVDRAADELGKRVSLAGESGLRLSVEPHVGSIVDTPERALALLARVPGLTVTLDYGHFSYAGFTDEQIEPLTAHAGHVQCRGATNGALQASMRTSTIDFGRMVAALRSHDYAGYLACEYVWADWLGCNLVDNLTETVALRDVLREAVGA; this is encoded by the coding sequence ATGCAAGGAGGGGACCGGATGCCAGAGCGACCGAGGCAGTTGGCGCTGTCCTGTGCCGACTACACGTGGCCGGCGGTGTCGCACGGTGTCGCGCTCGACCTCGTCGCGGCGCTCGGCTTCTCCGCCGTCGACCTCGGCCTCATGCACGGCAGGTCGCACCTCAAGCCCGAGGAGATCGGCACCGACGTCGAGTTCTGGGCCGGCCGGGTCAGGGAGAGCTGCGAGTCGCGCGGCCTCGCCGTCGCCGACGTCTTCTACCAGGCGCCGGACTTCGAGACGATGTCGGTCAACCACCCCGACCCCGCCGAGGTCGAGCGCGGCCGGCCGGCGTACGAACGTGCGCTGCGCCTCGCCTCGCTCGTCGGCAGTCCCGGCGTCACGATCCTCCCCGGGGTGTCGTATGACGGCGACACCTGGGAGCAGGCGGTCGACCGCGCGGCGGACGAGCTGGGCAAGCGCGTCTCGCTGGCGGGAGAGTCCGGCCTGCGACTGTCCGTCGAACCGCACGTGGGGTCGATCGTCGACACGCCGGAGCGTGCGCTGGCGTTGCTCGCGCGGGTACCGGGGCTCACGGTGACGCTCGACTACGGACACTTCTCGTACGCCGGGTTCACCGACGAGCAGATCGAACCGCTGACCGCGCACGCCGGCCACGTGCAGTGCCGCGGCGCCACCAACGGCGCACTGCAGGCGAGCATGCGGACCAGCACGATCGACTTCGGCCGCATGGTGGCGGCGCTACGGTCGCACGACTACGCCGGCTACCTCGCCTGCGAGTACGTCTGGGCCGACTGGCTCGGCTGCAACCTCGTCGACAACCTGACCGAGACCGTCGCCCTGCGCGATGTCCTCCGCGAGGCCGTGGGCGCGTAA